DNA from Amorphoplanes friuliensis DSM 7358:
TCGAGTGCAGCACGACCTGGGCGAAGGCCTCGTTCATCTCGATCAGGTCGAGGTCACCGACGGCCAGGCCGGCCTTGCCGAGCGCGTGCCTGATCGCGTTGGCCGGCTGGGCCTGCAGCGAGGCGTCCGGGCCCGCGACGTTGCCGTGCGCGCCGATCTCGGCCAGCCAGGTCAGCCCGAGCTCCTCGGCCTTGGCCCTGCTCATCACGACGACCGCGGCGGCGCCGTCGGAGATCGGCGAGGCGCTGCCGGCGGTGATCGTGCCGTCCTTGGAGAACGCGGGCCGCAGGGCGCCCAGCGACTCGGCTGTCGCGTCGGGACGCACACCCTCGTCGGTGTCGATCAGCTTGTCGACCCCGCGCAGGCCCGCCTTGACCGGAACGATCTCCTCGGCGAAGTGGCCGTTCTGCTGGGCCGCCGCGGCCCGCTGGTGGCTGAGCGCCGCGAAGGCGTCCTGCTCCTCACGGGTGATCCCGAGGCCGGCGCCGCTGCGCTCGGTGGACTCGCCCATCGAGATGCCGTCCCACGGATCCATCAGGCCGTCGAACGCGGTGTGGTCACGGACGAGGATGTCGCCGTACTTCTTGCCCTGGCGCTGACCCATCAGCAGGTGCGGGGCGTTGGTCATCGACTCCATGCCACCCGCCACGACGATGTCGAACTCGCCGGCGCGGATCAGCTGGTCGGCCAGGGCGATCGCGTCGAGGCCAGAAAGACAGACCTTGT
Protein-coding regions in this window:
- a CDS encoding acetyl-CoA C-acetyltransferase is translated as MGRLLGNLKNLPATALGGYAIAAALERGGVAPDQVQYVIMGQVLQAGTGQITARQAAVAAGIPMTTPAVTVNKVCLSGLDAIALADQLIRAGEFDIVVAGGMESMTNAPHLLMGQRQGKKYGDILVRDHTAFDGLMDPWDGISMGESTERSGAGLGITREEQDAFAALSHQRAAAAQQNGHFAEEIVPVKAGLRGVDKLIDTDEGVRPDATAESLGALRPAFSKDGTITAGSASPISDGAAAVVVMSRAKAEELGLTWLAEIGAHGNVAGPDASLQAQPANAIRHALGKAGLAVGDLDLIEMNEAFAQVVLHSMRELKVSEEIVNVNGGAIALGHPIGMSGARLVLTLALELKRRGGGLGAAALCGGGGQGDALLIKVPTA